One segment of Pseudodesulfovibrio sp. 5S69 DNA contains the following:
- a CDS encoding site-specific integrase, whose product MSVLPSGYIGARYFPQSRQSRCSLIQPTLLSLRWSDIDLKESCITFHRSKNDVTRTHRIMPRTRDALAARLKHVTRYREKRGVKVKGNFVVGNMNGTPFKSLKTAWKGLCSDHDSDDLHFHDHRHTYCPNMLKAGCTLKETNVMIGHKTLRMTDRFSHLEGVMDDGPQDRLATRYTMTGTDLSEAADT is encoded by the coding sequence GTGTCTGTCTTGCCGTCAGGGTACATCGGGGCACGATATTTTCCCCAGTCACGCCAATCCAGATGCTCTCTCATCCAACCGACCTTGCTCAGCCTGCGATGGTCCGATATCGACCTTAAAGAGAGCTGCATCACCTTCCACAGAAGCAAAAACGATGTAACCAGGACGCATCGAATCATGCCCCGCACCCGAGATGCCCTTGCCGCCCGATTAAAGCATGTTACCCGGTATAGAGAAAAAAGGGGCGTAAAGGTCAAGGGAAACTTCGTGGTCGGCAACATGAACGGAACGCCGTTCAAGTCGCTCAAGACGGCCTGGAAGGGGCTGTGCAGCGACCACGACTCCGACGACCTGCACTTCCACGACCATCGACACACCTACTGCCCCAACATGCTGAAGGCGGGCTGCACGCTCAAGGAAACCAACGTCATGATCGGGCACAAGACCCTGCGCATGACGGACCGGTTCAGCCACCTTGAAGGCGTGATGGACGATGGCCCGCAAGATCGTCTGGCCACACGCTACACCATGACCGGCACGGACCTGTCGGAAGCGGCGGACACATAG
- a CDS encoding SDR family oxidoreductase yields the protein MSNQLRNKKILLVGGSAGLGLAVATMAHGCGAQIVIASRAAAEKHEELVAKVGPEIETFSLDVTSETGFDHVLQEIKEIDHLVMTTRPTITPASFVETDLEQAQKAFETRFWGQCRLIQKVQGRIRPGGSILLTTGIAGEKVYENNSIMAVLNSATETLCRTLAVEMAPIRVNAVSPGFIAPKPQEVEHYASQFPSGRVASAAEVAEAYIYLMTNQYVTGTTLVVDGGARLI from the coding sequence ATGTCAAACCAATTGAGAAATAAAAAAATACTTTTAGTGGGGGGAAGTGCGGGCCTTGGACTTGCCGTTGCCACGATGGCGCATGGGTGCGGAGCTCAAATTGTCATCGCCTCCCGGGCTGCAGCCGAAAAGCATGAAGAGCTGGTGGCTAAGGTTGGTCCTGAAATAGAGACCTTTTCGTTGGATGTGACCTCGGAAACTGGCTTTGATCATGTATTGCAGGAGATCAAAGAAATTGACCATCTTGTTATGACCACCCGACCGACAATCACCCCGGCGTCTTTTGTTGAAACCGACTTGGAGCAAGCTCAAAAAGCATTTGAAACGAGGTTTTGGGGCCAATGTCGACTTATTCAGAAGGTGCAAGGTCGTATTCGCCCAGGTGGGTCCATTCTTCTTACGACCGGTATTGCCGGCGAAAAGGTGTATGAAAATAATTCAATCATGGCCGTGCTAAATAGTGCTACAGAAACCCTCTGTAGAACCTTGGCCGTAGAGATGGCTCCAATTCGGGTTAATGCCGTTAGCCCGGGATTCATTGCGCCAAAACCTCAGGAGGTGGAACACTATGCCAGCCAGTTCCCTTCTGGGAGGGTCGCGTCGGCTGCCGAAGTGGCTGAAGCCTATATCTATTTGATGACGAATCAATATGTCACGGGTACCACCTTGGTGGTTGATGGTGGTGCAAGGTTGATCTAA
- a CDS encoding GlsB/YeaQ/YmgE family stress response membrane protein: MIGLFWFVLIGLVAGWLAGMLMKGGFGLIGDIVVGILGAVIGGYVFGLLGINSGGLLGAIVTATVGAVILIFILRLFRRA, encoded by the coding sequence ATGATTGGTCTATTTTGGTTCGTATTGATAGGATTGGTTGCAGGCTGGCTGGCCGGGATGCTTATGAAAGGCGGATTCGGTCTCATCGGAGATATCGTCGTCGGTATTTTGGGGGCGGTGATAGGCGGATACGTCTTCGGGCTTCTTGGGATCAACTCGGGCGGACTGCTCGGGGCAATAGTCACTGCGACAGTAGGCGCGGTGATCCTGATTTTCATTTTGCGCCTGTTCAGAAGAGCCTGA
- a CDS encoding BON domain-containing protein, giving the protein MKRILIILSLTVVMSFVLLGNAKLHAATMDDRIESSAKQTYVFKTYLKNDDITVSSSDGEVTLTGTVEEEPHLSLAGDTVAGLPDVKSVDNKLTIQERTHSAGTDAWLITKVKLALLFHKNVNAAATSVSAEEGVITLRGEASSIAQKDLTGEYAGDVEGVRSVNNMMSVPASAQDKSMIGMKAEALGEAVDDASITAMVKGTLLYHRSTSALNTNVVTEKGVVTLKGKAGNDAEKALAGKLANDVHGVKKVVNDMTTD; this is encoded by the coding sequence ATGAAAAGAATACTCATTATTTTAAGCCTGACTGTAGTTATGTCATTCGTGTTGTTGGGCAACGCCAAGCTCCATGCCGCCACGATGGATGACCGTATCGAATCTTCCGCCAAACAAACATACGTGTTCAAAACCTATCTCAAGAACGACGACATCACGGTGAGTTCCAGCGATGGCGAGGTAACACTGACCGGAACGGTTGAAGAAGAGCCGCACTTGTCCCTGGCCGGCGACACCGTCGCCGGACTTCCTGACGTGAAAAGCGTGGATAACAAACTCACAATCCAAGAGAGGACGCATTCTGCCGGTACGGATGCATGGCTCATAACCAAGGTGAAGCTCGCCCTTCTCTTCCATAAGAACGTGAATGCGGCCGCGACAAGCGTCTCCGCTGAAGAAGGCGTCATCACGCTGCGTGGCGAAGCCTCCAGCATCGCCCAGAAGGACCTGACCGGCGAGTATGCCGGGGATGTCGAAGGTGTCAGAAGCGTCAACAACATGATGTCGGTACCCGCCTCCGCACAGGACAAATCCATGATCGGCATGAAGGCGGAGGCCCTCGGAGAAGCCGTTGACGATGCGTCCATCACCGCCATGGTCAAGGGAACCCTGCTCTATCATCGCTCGACAAGTGCCCTGAACACCAATGTCGTGACGGAAAAGGGCGTCGTCACCCTGAAGGGCAAAGCCGGGAACGATGCCGAGAAGGCCTTGGCCGGGAAGCTCGCCAATGATGTTCACGGCGTAAAGAAGGTGGTCAACGACATGACCACCGATTGA
- a CDS encoding DUF3309 family protein, giving the protein MIILIVVALLLLGVIPVWPHSRAWGYAPGSTLGVIIIIIMVLFLTGRI; this is encoded by the coding sequence ATGATCATACTGATTGTTGTGGCGCTTTTGCTTCTGGGAGTCATTCCCGTCTGGCCGCACAGCCGCGCGTGGGGCTATGCGCCCGGCAGCACGCTTGGAGTTATTATAATCATAATCATGGTCCTGTTTCTGACTGGCCGAATATAA
- a CDS encoding chemotaxis protein CheB: MTKKKDTPASKPQKDSLVSTEKAAPVPGRRSGPAFPIVGIGASAGGLAAFEAFFSGMPADADPGMAFILVQHLAPDHKSLLTELIRRCTRMEVFEVEDGMEVRPNCTYIIPPNHDMTLLHGRLQLIDPIAPRGQRLPIDYFFRSLAQSLHESVIGVVLSGTGSDGTLGVRAIKGEGGMVIAQTPESCEYDGMPRSAIATGLVDYELPPSEMPARIITYAAHAYGPPLHTEAAPTSRTENALRKICILLRIHTGHDFSQYKPSTIHRRIERRMAVNQIDTLDAYIQYMQQAPQEVEALFRDLLIGVTRFFRDTEVFKEFEEEVVPKLFAGKSPGSSIRIWSTGCSTGEEAYSIAILLQEYMEKTRTRIKVQIFATDIDSRAISTARSGLYPASIAADVTPERLARFFTVESNGGAYRIHKTLRDILIFSEQDVIKDPPFSKLDCVVCRNLLIYMGGELQKKLMPLFHYALRPGGFLFLGTSETVGDFGDLFTAVHRKSKLYLCKEAQLGKRSTAMSRFIPPLSALDSSLLRPTTVKEAASAKLPLRDLTEQTLLQRFVPVGVLVNAQGDILYLHGRTGQYLEPAQGEAGTNNILKMAREGLRRGLNTALHKARSSGGTARSQSLWVKTNGSFTSVDLTVCPVAADHVDFSDPLYLVILEPSPQINHESVQTPAPPAVGGGVEESDGEKDNLVKTLRQELLANEEYLQSTIEELETSNEELNSSNEEMQSINEELQSSNEELETSKEELQSVNEELSTVNTELQNKLTDLSQANNDMSNLLSGTGIATIFVDHHLCIMRFTPAATQIINLIPVDIGRHVGHIVSKLVGYDSLVEDVESVLETLLPKDLEVQAEDGKWYTMRIQPYRTLDNVIEGAVITFVDITEMKKSDELLQEAHGQIRLAVVARDSQDAITVLDMKGDILSWNPSAQRLLGWSEKEALSMNIQDMLPKDLQAEELENLRLAAVGDLPVPYETRRIHKDGQALQVWLTASLLVDDTGSAYGMTTTQRIVQEADSP; encoded by the coding sequence ATGACAAAGAAAAAAGACACACCCGCCTCTAAGCCGCAAAAGGATTCTCTCGTATCGACCGAAAAGGCCGCTCCCGTTCCGGGGCGGCGTTCCGGGCCAGCCTTCCCCATCGTGGGCATTGGCGCCTCGGCCGGAGGTCTGGCGGCTTTCGAAGCGTTCTTCTCCGGCATGCCCGCCGATGCCGATCCGGGGATGGCCTTTATTCTGGTCCAGCATCTGGCGCCGGATCACAAGAGCCTGCTGACCGAACTCATCCGACGCTGCACCCGCATGGAGGTCTTCGAGGTGGAAGACGGTATGGAAGTTCGGCCTAACTGCACCTACATCATTCCGCCCAACCACGACATGACCCTTCTGCACGGCAGGTTGCAATTGATCGACCCCATCGCCCCGAGGGGGCAGCGGCTGCCCATTGACTATTTTTTCCGTTCCCTGGCTCAGAGTCTGCATGAATCTGTGATCGGCGTCGTGCTCTCGGGCACGGGCAGCGACGGCACCCTCGGCGTGCGGGCCATCAAGGGCGAAGGGGGCATGGTCATTGCTCAGACGCCCGAATCCTGCGAGTACGACGGTATGCCGCGCAGCGCCATTGCCACCGGCCTGGTGGATTACGAATTGCCGCCGTCGGAGATGCCCGCCCGGATCATCACCTATGCTGCCCATGCCTATGGCCCGCCTCTCCATACGGAGGCCGCCCCCACGTCCCGGACCGAAAATGCGCTACGTAAAATATGCATCCTTCTGCGCATCCATACCGGACACGATTTTTCCCAATACAAACCGAGCACCATCCATCGCCGCATCGAACGCCGAATGGCCGTGAATCAAATCGACACGCTGGATGCGTATATTCAATACATGCAGCAAGCCCCGCAGGAGGTGGAGGCGCTATTTCGGGACCTGCTCATCGGCGTGACCCGTTTTTTTCGCGATACCGAAGTATTCAAGGAGTTCGAGGAAGAGGTTGTCCCCAAACTCTTTGCTGGAAAGTCACCTGGGTCCTCAATCCGAATCTGGTCGACGGGATGCTCCACCGGAGAGGAGGCTTACTCGATCGCCATCCTCCTGCAGGAGTACATGGAAAAGACCCGGACAAGGATCAAGGTGCAGATCTTTGCCACCGACATAGACAGTCGGGCCATAAGCACTGCCCGAAGCGGATTGTACCCGGCCAGCATAGCCGCCGATGTCACGCCCGAACGGCTGGCGCGATTTTTCACGGTTGAGTCCAATGGTGGCGCCTACCGCATCCACAAAACACTCCGCGACATCCTGATTTTTTCGGAACAGGACGTAATCAAGGATCCCCCCTTTTCCAAGCTCGACTGCGTCGTATGCCGCAACCTGCTCATCTACATGGGCGGAGAGTTGCAGAAAAAACTCATGCCGCTCTTCCATTACGCTTTGCGCCCTGGCGGATTCCTCTTTTTGGGCACATCGGAAACAGTGGGCGATTTCGGTGACCTGTTCACCGCCGTGCACCGCAAATCGAAACTGTATCTGTGCAAGGAAGCACAGCTTGGCAAACGCTCCACAGCCATGAGCCGTTTCATTCCGCCCCTGTCGGCCCTTGACTCGTCACTCCTCCGGCCGACAACCGTCAAGGAGGCCGCCTCCGCCAAGCTGCCGTTGCGTGATTTGACCGAACAGACGCTGTTGCAACGGTTCGTCCCCGTGGGAGTGCTCGTCAACGCGCAGGGTGACATCCTTTACCTCCACGGGCGCACCGGCCAGTACCTGGAACCCGCGCAAGGCGAAGCAGGTACCAACAACATCCTCAAGATGGCGCGGGAGGGACTGCGCCGCGGATTGAACACGGCCCTGCACAAGGCGCGTTCATCCGGCGGAACCGCGCGCAGCCAGTCTTTGTGGGTCAAGACCAACGGGTCCTTCACCTCGGTAGACCTGACGGTCTGCCCGGTAGCTGCCGACCATGTGGATTTTTCTGACCCCCTCTATCTGGTCATCCTGGAACCCTCGCCGCAGATCAACCACGAGTCTGTGCAAACACCCGCCCCCCCAGCCGTCGGGGGCGGGGTAGAGGAATCAGATGGGGAAAAGGACAATCTCGTCAAGACGCTGCGGCAAGAGCTGTTGGCCAACGAAGAATATCTCCAAAGCACCATTGAGGAACTCGAAACATCCAACGAGGAACTCAACTCGTCCAACGAGGAAATGCAGTCCATAAACGAAGAATTGCAATCCTCGAACGAGGAACTCGAGACCTCCAAAGAGGAACTACAATCCGTCAATGAGGAATTGTCCACCGTCAATACCGAGCTGCAGAACAAGCTGACCGATCTGTCGCAGGCCAACAACGACATGAGCAACCTGCTCTCCGGAACGGGCATCGCCACGATATTCGTGGACCACCATCTGTGCATCATGCGCTTCACCCCGGCCGCCACCCAGATCATCAACCTGATTCCAGTCGATATCGGGCGACATGTCGGTCACATCGTTTCCAAGCTTGTGGGCTACGACAGCCTGGTCGAGGATGTGGAGTCCGTACTGGAAACGCTGCTCCCCAAGGATCTGGAGGTACAGGCGGAGGATGGGAAATGGTACACAATGCGCATCCAGCCGTATCGCACCCTGGATAACGTGATCGAGGGCGCCGTGATCACCTTTGTCGACATAACCGAGATGAAGAAATCCGACGAGTTGTTGCAGGAGGCCCATGGCCAAATCCGCCTCGCAGTGGTTGCGCGGGACTCGCAGGATGCCATTACCGTGTTGGACATGAAGGGAGATATCCTATCCTGGAATCCTTCGGCACAAAGGCTTCTCGGGTGGAGTGAAAAGGAAGCACTGTCCATGAACATTCAGGATATGCTCCCAAAGGATTTGCAGGCGGAGGAACTGGAGAACCTTCGACTGGCTGCGGTGGGCGATTTGCCGGTGCCCTATGAGACACGCCGTATACACAAAGATGGACAGGCATTGCAGGTGTGGCTCACGGCCAGCCTGCTGGTGGACGATACAGGCTCTGCCTATGGTATGACGACCACACAACGGATAGTCCAGGAGGCCGACAGCCCATGA
- a CDS encoding PAS domain-containing sensor histidine kinase has product MKDQLRLQAEALAQSRDSEDKQSLSPEEMRQALHELRVHQIELELQNEELRRSQAELDAIRARYFDLYDMAPVGYCTISEKGMTLEANLTAATLLGMHRSDMVGQPWTAFIYREDQDIYYRHRKELLGNHSPEATAECELRLKKKDGSEFWALLTSSVVPDDEGTPVCRIVIHDIAGRKQEEQFREDVERIIHHDIKGPLATLFSLTQMVLEEGESDALMNAFPQVMVGIQQVIQLIDAAEPLREMEKGVFTPAKTPVELPQVLETMKLSLAVLASQFKVTISIQAEADCFSESARVFGEAFLFEDMFMNLGKNAIEALPKGGDVTITCRTDPDTVYIAIHNAGAVPESIRNRFFEKYVTEGKRFGTGLGTYSARLIAEAHGGHIELATSEPDGTTITTSFPRCDIR; this is encoded by the coding sequence ATGAAAGACCAGCTCAGACTTCAAGCGGAAGCATTGGCCCAATCGAGAGATTCTGAGGACAAACAGTCTCTTTCTCCCGAGGAAATGAGACAAGCGCTCCACGAGTTGCGCGTCCATCAGATCGAGCTGGAGCTGCAAAACGAGGAGTTGCGCCGGTCACAGGCGGAACTGGACGCCATTCGGGCGCGCTACTTCGATCTCTATGACATGGCTCCGGTCGGTTATTGCACGATCAGCGAAAAGGGGATGACCCTCGAGGCCAATCTCACCGCCGCGACACTGCTCGGCATGCACCGCAGCGATATGGTCGGACAGCCCTGGACCGCCTTCATCTATAGGGAGGACCAGGATATATACTACCGTCACCGCAAGGAGCTCCTCGGCAACCATTCGCCGGAAGCGACGGCGGAATGCGAATTACGTCTGAAGAAAAAAGACGGGAGCGAGTTCTGGGCGCTTTTGACCAGCTCCGTGGTCCCGGACGACGAAGGGACTCCCGTCTGCCGCATCGTGATACACGACATCGCCGGGCGCAAGCAGGAAGAACAGTTTCGGGAGGACGTGGAACGCATCATCCATCACGACATCAAGGGGCCGCTTGCAACCCTCTTCTCCCTGACGCAGATGGTTCTTGAAGAAGGCGAGAGTGACGCCTTGATGAACGCCTTTCCGCAAGTCATGGTCGGTATTCAGCAAGTAATCCAACTCATCGACGCTGCCGAGCCTTTGCGGGAAATGGAGAAAGGCGTATTTACTCCAGCCAAAACCCCGGTTGAACTCCCTCAAGTCCTTGAAACAATGAAGCTATCCCTGGCGGTGCTTGCCTCGCAGTTCAAGGTGACCATTTCGATCCAAGCCGAAGCGGATTGCTTTTCTGAAAGCGCGAGAGTGTTCGGAGAGGCCTTCCTCTTTGAGGACATGTTCATGAACCTGGGGAAGAATGCCATTGAGGCTCTCCCGAAGGGAGGGGACGTCACTATCACCTGCCGGACGGACCCGGACACGGTGTACATCGCCATCCATAATGCCGGCGCGGTGCCTGAATCAATCCGAAACCGGTTCTTCGAGAAATACGTCACCGAGGGCAAGCGATTCGGCACGGGGCTGGGAACTTACAGTGCCCGCCTTATCGCCGAGGCGCATGGCGGCCACATCGAGCTCGCCACATCCGAGCCCGACGGGACCACGATCACCACCTCGTTCCCCCGCTGCGACATCCGGTAG
- a CDS encoding ATP-binding protein, which produces MDIKTFESPAPEVCASKIFEACGAKFDKDVVTDLWQKIRRHQWVLSEKLNRDVGFKIACNDFVDNIGTDKELATHNQEKLLVQMGAQAITRDIWDTISDTQPPKKLIQKKIILPLVEEELSRKHGVIPPKTIIFFGPPGTGKTHFVKAMAGRLAWWYVEIMPSMLMVDGVDKIGAHLRSVMEKARDLEEVVIFIDEFEELAGNRDRANRVDRSITNEFLKQVPLIKSHTSKLLLVCATNYIRQLDAALLRPGRFDCIIPVGTLDESGRETILKYFLSKMNVGAIDLARIIALTGKYTPADIEYLFQTIAQHAFEEECESGSNVPVTTDAIVQAIATFTPSLTEGVIEEFKEDIIKYSRA; this is translated from the coding sequence ATGGATATCAAGACATTCGAATCACCCGCACCCGAGGTCTGCGCCAGCAAGATCTTCGAGGCCTGCGGCGCGAAGTTCGATAAGGATGTTGTTACCGATCTCTGGCAAAAAATCAGGCGACATCAGTGGGTACTGTCCGAAAAATTGAACCGGGATGTCGGATTCAAGATCGCCTGCAACGATTTTGTCGATAATATCGGGACGGATAAGGAACTCGCCACGCACAACCAGGAAAAACTGCTGGTGCAAATGGGCGCACAGGCCATCACCCGAGACATATGGGACACCATCTCCGACACCCAGCCACCCAAGAAGCTGATACAAAAGAAGATCATTCTCCCTCTGGTTGAGGAGGAACTCTCTCGGAAACATGGCGTCATTCCACCCAAAACCATCATTTTCTTCGGCCCTCCCGGCACGGGCAAAACCCATTTCGTCAAGGCCATGGCCGGAAGGCTGGCGTGGTGGTACGTGGAAATCATGCCGAGCATGCTCATGGTCGACGGAGTGGACAAAATCGGCGCCCACCTGCGCAGTGTGATGGAGAAGGCGCGAGACCTGGAAGAAGTCGTCATATTCATAGACGAATTCGAAGAACTTGCAGGCAATCGGGATAGAGCCAATCGCGTAGACAGGTCCATCACCAATGAGTTTCTCAAGCAGGTCCCGCTTATCAAAAGCCATACCAGCAAGTTGCTGCTCGTCTGCGCGACCAACTACATCCGCCAACTGGACGCCGCCCTGCTGCGGCCTGGGCGATTTGATTGCATCATCCCGGTCGGGACTCTCGACGAGAGCGGAAGAGAAACCATTCTGAAATATTTCTTGTCCAAGATGAACGTAGGCGCCATCGATTTGGCGCGTATCATCGCCTTGACGGGAAAATACACCCCGGCCGACATCGAATACCTCTTTCAGACCATAGCCCAGCACGCCTTTGAAGAAGAATGCGAAAGCGGGAGCAACGTTCCGGTGACAACGGACGCCATCGTCCAGGCCATTGCAACCTTCACCCCCTCACTGACGGAGGGCGTGATCGAGGAGTTCAAAGAAGACATCATCAAATACTCACGCGCTTGA
- a CDS encoding B12-binding domain-containing radical SAM protein: protein MNALLVYPAYPDTFWSFKSILSFVSKKAAFPPLGLLTVAAMLPVEWEKHLVDTNVAPLENADLEWADVVMVSAMLVQLPSARKIMKRAREAGKTVIAGGPAFRSHLEQFPEVDHFIIGESETVMPEFLHDFQRGVAKKHYTSSEHPDLALTPIPAWNLLRMKDYISMSVQYSRGCPFDCEFCDIVAMNGRRPRVKNPDQMMREIQSLYDAGWRESVFIVDDNFIGNIVRVKEFLPRLAEWQRLHHYPFKLMTEASVNLAQDDELMEMMSAANFHKVFIGIETPSTESLVECGKKQNVTTDFSSAIRHIHQHGMQVMGGFIVGFDNDTSSIFGQQFRFIQEIGVVTAMIGVLNAMPHTRLWTRLKSEGRLLGELSGENTDACVNFDPRMGCEALLDGYKKLVGELYSPRKYYDRISTFLSSYAPTARGKMVRTDVQAFLKSMWAVGIASPARILYWKLVLKTLLTKPKALSAVVEMAIQGLHFARVSQRIMGV, encoded by the coding sequence ATGAACGCTCTTCTTGTCTACCCTGCCTATCCGGATACATTCTGGAGTTTCAAAAGCATACTGTCTTTTGTGTCAAAAAAGGCGGCCTTCCCTCCGCTCGGCTTGCTCACCGTGGCCGCCATGCTTCCCGTGGAATGGGAAAAACATCTGGTTGACACGAATGTCGCCCCTCTGGAAAACGCCGACCTCGAATGGGCGGACGTTGTCATGGTCAGCGCCATGTTGGTGCAGCTTCCCAGCGCGAGAAAAATCATGAAACGCGCCAGGGAGGCCGGAAAAACCGTGATCGCGGGAGGCCCGGCCTTCAGGTCGCATCTGGAGCAGTTTCCCGAAGTGGATCATTTCATCATCGGCGAATCGGAAACCGTCATGCCCGAATTCCTGCATGACTTCCAACGAGGCGTGGCAAAGAAACACTACACGTCCTCCGAACACCCCGATTTGGCCCTCACGCCCATCCCCGCGTGGAACCTGTTGAGAATGAAGGATTATATCTCCATGTCGGTGCAGTATTCCAGAGGCTGCCCCTTTGATTGCGAGTTTTGCGACATTGTGGCCATGAACGGACGCCGCCCTCGCGTCAAAAATCCCGATCAAATGATGCGGGAGATCCAAAGTCTGTATGATGCCGGATGGAGGGAGTCCGTCTTTATCGTGGACGACAACTTCATCGGGAACATCGTCCGGGTGAAGGAGTTCTTGCCGAGGCTCGCCGAATGGCAGAGGCTGCACCACTACCCCTTCAAGCTCATGACCGAGGCCAGCGTGAATCTGGCGCAGGACGATGAACTTATGGAGATGATGAGCGCGGCGAACTTCCACAAGGTTTTCATCGGCATTGAAACGCCATCCACGGAAAGCCTGGTCGAATGCGGGAAAAAGCAGAACGTCACCACCGATTTCAGCTCGGCGATCCGTCATATTCACCAACACGGCATGCAGGTGATGGGTGGCTTCATCGTGGGTTTCGATAACGACACCTCGTCGATTTTCGGGCAGCAATTCAGATTCATTCAGGAGATCGGGGTCGTGACGGCCATGATCGGGGTTCTTAACGCGATGCCGCATACGAGATTATGGACTCGGCTCAAATCCGAAGGGAGACTGCTTGGCGAATTGAGCGGAGAGAATACCGACGCCTGCGTGAACTTCGATCCCCGCATGGGATGTGAAGCCCTGCTGGATGGATACAAGAAACTTGTGGGAGAGCTGTACTCTCCAAGGAAATATTATGACCGGATCAGCACGTTTCTCTCTTCCTACGCACCCACGGCACGGGGAAAAATGGTCCGGACGGATGTTCAGGCCTTCTTGAAAAGCATGTGGGCTGTCGGCATTGCCTCACCCGCCCGCATCCTCTACTGGAAGCTGGTGCTGAAAACACTTTTGACCAAGCCGAAAGCCCTCTCCGCCGTGGTTGAAATGGCGATTCAGGGCTTGCATTTTGCACGGGTGTCCCAGCGCATCATGGGTGTGTGA